A genomic window from Salvia hispanica cultivar TCC Black 2014 chromosome 5, UniMelb_Shisp_WGS_1.0, whole genome shotgun sequence includes:
- the LOC125190871 gene encoding pathogenesis-related protein PR-1-like, translated as MLRRRIPILALLFLAVIPDNAAASSSKSQFLSVQNAARAALRLPPLAWDRRMAHFAAAYARRRRGDCELRHSGGPYGENIFWGSGGAWTAGQAAAEWVAERREYSYKSNSCADGRQCGHYTQIVWRETTRMGCARVVCDRGKGVFVICNYNPPGNYVGQRPY; from the coding sequence atgCTACGCCGCCGCATTCCAATCCTCGCGCTCCTCTTCCTCGCCGTGATTCCGGACAACGCCGCCGCCTCGTCGTCCAAGAGCCAGTTCCTGTCGGTGCAGAACGCGGCCAGGGCGGCGCTGCGCCTCCCGCCGCTGGCGTGGGATCGGCGGATGGCACATTTCGCGGCGGCGTACGCCCGGCGGCGGCGCGGCGACTGCGAGCTGCGGCACTCGGGCGGGCCGTACGGAGAGAACATATTCTGGGGCAGCGGCGGAGCGTGGACGGCGGGgcaggcggcggcggagtGGGTGGCGGAGCGGCGGGAGTACAGCTACAAGTCGAACTCGTGCGCGGATGGGCGGCAGTGCGGGCATTACACGCAGATCGTGTGGAGGGAGACGACCAGGATGGGCTGCGCCAGAGTCGTGTGCGACCGAGGCAAGGGTGTTTTCGTCATTTGCAACTACAATCCCCCTGGAAATTACGTTGGCCAAAGGCCTTATTGA